Genomic window (Candidatus Eremiobacterota bacterium):
TACGCTGAACCGGCTGCTCGTCGCGCTCGAGTCGGAGCAGGGAGCACCGCCGTCGCTCAGCCGAACCAGCGCGAACGGCATGTACATTTACGACGTCACGACGACGTCGTCGACGCAGACCGGCACTCGCGGGTGCGACGGCGACACGGGCGTAACACTCGGGGCGTCAACCGTCGTGCAGACCGCCTTCCAAGTGCTCTCGAACCGCCCCCTCGCAGCCGCGTACAAACCATAACGCCTCGCTACGAACGCGGGTAGACTCGGGCCGATGGGGCGCATTCTCATTGGCACGAGCGGCTGGACGTACAAGGACTGGCGCGGGCGGTTCTACCCGCAGAAGCTGCCGCAGCGCGAGTGGCTGGCGTACTACGCGCAGCGCTTCCCGACCGTCGAGCTGAACGTCACCACGTACCGGCTGCCGAAGGAGCACGATCTCGTGCGCTGGGCTGCCGTTCCGCCGGGATTCGTCTACACCGTCAAGCTCAGCCGGCTGATCACGCACCGCAAGCGCCCGGGCGAGCCGCGCGCGTTCGTCGACAACTACATGCGCGCGATTGCGCCGCTGGAGCCGCACGTCGCGAACGTGCTGGCGCAGTTTCCGCCCTGGTTCGCGCGCGACGACGACGCGCTGCGCAACTTCCTCGGCACGCTGCCGCCGCACCACCGCTACGTCGTCGAGTTTCGCGATCCGTCCTGGTACGTCGAGGCGGTGTACGCGCTGCTGCGCGAGCGCGGGATCTCGCTGTGCCTGCACGACCTGCGCGGCAGCATCGCGCCGCTCGTCGTCACCGGCCCGGTGCTGTACGTGCGCCTGCACGGACCGGTGCGCGCCTATGCGGGCTCGTACCGGCGCGCGAAGCTCGAGCAGTGGGCGGCGACGATTCGCGCGCTCGCGCCGCGCGTCGACGCGACGTTCGTCTACTTCAACAACGACGAGAAAGCGTACGCGCCGAAGAACGCCGTGACGCTGCGCGAGCTGCTCGGCGTCTGACCGTCCGAGCACCTGAGAAGGGCTCGCACGTTTTGTGGACGGACAGGCAGGTGCTCCGATGCCGGGCGGCGGAGAGCCGCCTTCCCTTGGTGACCAAGCGCTATGTCGGCGTCGTCTTTGCGATGTTGATGGCCTGGCCGGTCGCCGGCTGCGCGGTGGCCGGGAACGCCGACCGGCCCGACCCGGCCGCTCTCGCCGCAGCGATCGACGCATACCTGACCGACCACCCCGAGCCCGTTTGCACGGACCCGCTGTTCCTGCCGTACGACGAGCGGGCCGACGGCCGGGAAGACCCGGCGCTGCGCGGCGCGCGCCGTGAGGAGCTGCGCTGGCTCGACGGTCTCGCCGGGGCCGGTTTGCTCATCAAGGCCCGCACCACCGCGCGCGGGACGGCGATCTCCGGGCCGACGCCGGTCGAGGAGTACGCGCTGAGCGCCGAGGGCCGGCGCGACGTGACCGACGCGCGCCTGGTCGACCTCGGCTCGCCGGCGCGCTTCTGCATCGCGCGCACCCGGGTCGGAACGGTCGTCGGGATCACGCCGCGCAACGACAGCGGCGCGCAGAGCGCGCTCGTCCGGTACCGCCCCGCGCTCGCGCAACGCGCCGCGTGGACGACGAAAGCGCGCGCGAAGACGGCGCTGCCGTGGCTCATCGAGTGGGCGAGCGCGCAGCTCAGCGAACGCCGCGTGAAGCTGCGCCGAACCGCGAGCGGCTGGATCGTCCTGTAGCGGCCGCGGCTAGCGGAGCGGCACGCCGAGCCTACTGCGTTCGCCGGCGGGCCACGAGCGCGCGCAACACCATGCGATCGCGCCGCCGGTCACGAGCAGGCACAGCGGGTTGAAGTTGAGCTGGCGTGAGGCGAAAAAGAGCGGTGCGATGAAGGCGGCGCCGAGCAACAGCCGCGTGCGCGCAGGCTCAGCGAGCCTCGCGGCAGCATAGGCGATCATCGGTAGTGCGAGGGCCGCGTCGTACGCCCACGCGTGCGGGCTGAGCGCCAGACCGATCAGCGCCGCGGCGCTTCCCGCTTCCGCCGATGAAGCTCTTCGCAATGCCGCTGCGGCGACGAGCGCGACGACGAACGCGATGCACGCCGCCGTCATGGCGCTCGTGCCGGTTCGAATGAGTACGCCGGGAAGGCTGATCGCGAAGGGCGCGTTCACGCTGAAGTCGCCGGCGGCGAACGTCGCGAGGAGATGCGCCCAGGTGGACGGCCAGTCCCAGTCGCCGCCGGTCGCGGTGACGCTGATGCCGTACCACATCAGTGCCGTTGCGGCGATCGCGGCGAGCTCGCGCCAGCGCGAGCGCACGATCAGCAGCGCGATCATCGGCAACGCGTACGTGGGCTTGTAGAGGAGCAGGCCGATCGGAAGCGCGGTCAGCGCCACGGAGTTGCGCGCCATCCCCGCGATCGCGAACTGCGCGAGCAGCAGCCCGAAGGGCGCGTTCTGACCGATGATCGCGGCGGCGTAGACGACCGGCGACCACAGCGCGTACAGGCCGACCGCCGTTGCGCGGTCGAGGCCGTACGTGCGTGCCGCGATCAGCCCCGCAATTGCGGCGCACGCCAGCATCAGCACGCCGTTCACCACGAAGCTCGTCGCGAGCGGAACGTGCGCGAACGGTGCGAGCGCCCAGGCGGCGCCGGGCAGATAGAAAAACGATTGCCACGCCGCGGGCGGCGCGAGCAATTCCGGCGTCCCGACACGCGCGCCCGCTGACGCGAAGACGCGCCAGTCGCCCGCCCCGTGGGCGATCGACCAGCCCGCGGCGCTCGCGATGAGGACGGCCAGCGTGCCGCTCCATGCCCACAGCAGCGTTCGCGTCAGGACAGTGCGCCGGGGCGCGAGATCGCGGTAAGAGAATTGCGTTGCGAGCGGTGTGCTGGTCACGACACCGCCACCAGAACGGCCTCGCTCGCGGGCCGGCCCGCACGACCGGAGAAGAGCCGGCGGATGCGCGCGCGCAGCGGCTGTTCGACACCATGATGGAGCGCCCAGCTGAGCGCAAGCGTCATCCCGAGGGCGAGCGGAACGATCAGCGGGTGCCGATCGCCGATCGTATGGCGCAGCAGCGAGATCACCGCGAGGTGGCACAGATAAAACGCATAGCTCATCTCGCCGAGCCGCACCATCACCGGGTGCGAAAGCGCCCTGGAAATCAACCCGCGCCGGCACGCGAAGACGTACACGACCGCCGACCATGCCGGTATGAGCCAGGCCGAGAACCGCAGCGACAACGGCAGCAGCGGAGAGACGTAGATGCAGACGGCCGCTCCCGCCAGCGCCAGGATCTCGATGCTCGTAGGGCGCAACGGCCACCGCACGGAGACGCCCACGCGGAGAAACGCGGTGCCGAGCAGCATTCCGAGCACGAAGTCGACCAGCCTTGCGGGCGGAAACACGTAGAGACTCCAATCGTCGATCCGGGCCGGAATCGGGGCGACGACGGCGAGCAACAGCAGCCATACAGTGACGGCGAGGAGCAGAACGCGAGCGGCCGGCGCGCCCCGCGTTACGCGGAACATCGCCACCGCAACGAAGGGAAAGAGCACGTAGAAGAACGCTTCGACCGAAAGGCTCCAGGCCGGGCCGTTGATTCCGAAGTGGATTGCCGTCGCCGGCACCCAGCTCTGGAGCAGCGTCAGCTGAAAGACCACGGCCCGGATGCGCTCGCCGGACGGCTCGCCGTCCCAAGCGATGCCTCCCACGCTCGCCAACACTCCCAGCATGATCAGCGTCGATACGACGAGCAGCGGGTAGATGCGCGCGATGCGCGACACGTAAAACGCGGCCAGCGCCGAGCGACTCGGAGTGCCGTCGAAGACGTGGCGGTACGAATACGTCAGAATGAAACCGGAGAGGACAAAGAAGAAACCGACGCCCGCATAGCCGAACGAGAACGTGTAGGCGACCGCCATCGCCGGCGGGACGTGCCACAGAAAGACGAGCAGCGCCGCGAAGAAGCGCAGCGAGGTCAGAGGCTTTAGGTCTTCGCGGTTCACGGGCAGGCCGGCGCGGTGCGCAACTCCGGCACCACGTCCCTGCGGCCTGCGCTCGCGAGCTCCACGGTAAGCGCGCACAGGACGATCAACGCGCCCCACATCGGCAGGCGAATCAGAAAGTCCGCCCCGTTCGCGGCGTGCGCGAGCATGAACTGCTCCCACGCGAGCTCGGCAAAGTCGCCCGCCGCCGGTGCTCCGAGCGCCACCGGGCCCGCATCCGTGACGAGCGTGCACAGAGCCACCGCGATCGAAAACAGGGCCCCGACCGCCAGCGCCGGCACGAGCGAGCGATGTCTCCAGTACACGAGAACGGTCGCGGCGACGACCGACAAGAGCGGACCCGGAAGACCACCGACGGCCTTCCAATGCGCTGCGAGACCCACGAGCGCGGCTGTCGCCCACGCCCGGCGCGGCGTCTTCGCCGCGATCAGCAACGCCGCCGGAAGAACGAAGATGAAGTCGGTCGCGTGGATGAACGTGCCGCCCAACACCGCGAACAGCGGCGGCACGACGACCAGCGCAGCCGAATTCTCCAGCCGCGCTGCGACGACGCGCGCCACGAACACGCCGCCGAGCCCGACCACGGCGTACTGGACCGCGCCGGCATGGACCGCCGAAGACGCCGGCACCCCGAGCGCAGCGAGAATCGCGGTGAGGCTGAACTGGCCGGGGCCGTAGACTTCGCTGCGCGCGTGGAGCGGCAGCACCTCGGTGAAGTACTCGCGCACCACCGGCCAGGACACGGTCGCGATCGCGAGCGCTACGCCGGCTGCGCCCGTCGCGACAAGAACCAGCCGCGTCTTTTTGCGCCACAGAAACAGCGAAAGGCACACGCAGAGGCCGACGTGCGGCTCGACCATCATCGCCGATGCCGCCAGCGCGGCGAAGCGGTCGCGGTCCTGGCGTACCAGAACGGCGGCGGCCGTCAAGGCACACGCGAGCACGAGCAGCGGCTGCCCCAGCATCACGACGACCCACGCGAACGGCGCGGTGGCGAAGAGCACCGCCATGACCGGGATACGCGTCAGCCGGTGCAAGAGCACGACGGTGACGCCGAAGGCGCCGACCGAGACCACGTCGAGCAGATGCTGCGCCAAACGGAAGGGGACCATCGCGACCACACGCAGCGCTCCCAGCACGTAGGGCGGCAACGGCGCCGGCATGACCGCGAGCTGCATCAAGAACGGTCCGGTCGCGACGCGGTGCTCGCACGCCGCGAGCGGCATGACGCGGTACGGGTCCGCCCCGTGCGCGACCGCCTCGCCGGCGCAGTAAAACGCTGCGAAGTCGCAAGCCCGTAGGCCCGCGTCGATCGCCAGCGGGATCGCGAGGTCGGCGATCAGGACCGTGAGCGCCAAAGCGCCGGCCCACCACGTCACCCGGCGTGCGAGACCGTTCATCGCGTTCGCGCGAGCAGCAGGGAACGCACGTACAGCCGAGTCAGACCGTTCGCCGCAAGAACGTGCCAAGCTCGAGAGCGCTCGGCGAGAAGGCTGTCGAGGGCGCCGTCGCGTCGGACCAGGACCGCATCGACGCGATACCGATCGAGCACAACGTCCCAGCCACGGTTCCCGCGCACGATGAC
Coding sequences:
- a CDS encoding DUF72 domain-containing protein; translated protein: MGRILIGTSGWTYKDWRGRFYPQKLPQREWLAYYAQRFPTVELNVTTYRLPKEHDLVRWAAVPPGFVYTVKLSRLITHRKRPGEPRAFVDNYMRAIAPLEPHVANVLAQFPPWFARDDDALRNFLGTLPPHHRYVVEFRDPSWYVEAVYALLRERGISLCLHDLRGSIAPLVVTGPVLYVRLHGPVRAYAGSYRRAKLEQWAATIRALAPRVDATFVYFNNDEKAYAPKNAVTLRELLGV
- a CDS encoding DUF2029 domain-containing protein; this translates as MTSTPLATQFSYRDLAPRRTVLTRTLLWAWSGTLAVLIASAAGWSIAHGAGDWRVFASAGARVGTPELLAPPAAWQSFFYLPGAAWALAPFAHVPLATSFVVNGVLMLACAAIAGLIAARTYGLDRATAVGLYALWSPVVYAAAIIGQNAPFGLLLAQFAIAGMARNSVALTALPIGLLLYKPTYALPMIALLIVRSRWRELAAIAATALMWYGISVTATGGDWDWPSTWAHLLATFAAGDFSVNAPFAISLPGVLIRTGTSAMTAACIAFVVALVAAAALRRASSAEAGSAAALIGLALSPHAWAYDAALALPMIAYAAARLAEPARTRLLLGAAFIAPLFFASRQLNFNPLCLLVTGGAIAWCCARSWPAGERSRLGVPLR
- a CDS encoding acyltransferase, producing MNREDLKPLTSLRFFAALLVFLWHVPPAMAVAYTFSFGYAGVGFFFVLSGFILTYSYRHVFDGTPSRSALAAFYVSRIARIYPLLVVSTLIMLGVLASVGGIAWDGEPSGERIRAVVFQLTLLQSWVPATAIHFGINGPAWSLSVEAFFYVLFPFVAVAMFRVTRGAPAARVLLLAVTVWLLLLAVVAPIPARIDDWSLYVFPPARLVDFVLGMLLGTAFLRVGVSVRWPLRPTSIEILALAGAAVCIYVSPLLPLSLRFSAWLIPAWSAVVYVFACRRGLISRALSHPVMVRLGEMSYAFYLCHLAVISLLRHTIGDRHPLIVPLALGMTLALSWALHHGVEQPLRARIRRLFSGRAGRPASEAVLVAVS
- a CDS encoding DUF2029 domain-containing protein, whose translation is MNGLARRVTWWAGALALTVLIADLAIPLAIDAGLRACDFAAFYCAGEAVAHGADPYRVMPLAACEHRVATGPFLMQLAVMPAPLPPYVLGALRVVAMVPFRLAQHLLDVVSVGAFGVTVVLLHRLTRIPVMAVLFATAPFAWVVVMLGQPLLVLACALTAAAVLVRQDRDRFAALAASAMMVEPHVGLCVCLSLFLWRKKTRLVLVATGAAGVALAIATVSWPVVREYFTEVLPLHARSEVYGPGQFSLTAILAALGVPASSAVHAGAVQYAVVGLGGVFVARVVAARLENSAALVVVPPLFAVLGGTFIHATDFIFVLPAALLIAAKTPRRAWATAALVGLAAHWKAVGGLPGPLLSVVAATVLVYWRHRSLVPALAVGALFSIAVALCTLVTDAGPVALGAPAAGDFAELAWEQFMLAHAANGADFLIRLPMWGALIVLCALTVELASAGRRDVVPELRTAPACP